From the genome of Solanum pennellii chromosome 6, SPENNV200:
ATTTTATTTTGCCATGTTCTCAAACTCGTCTTTGTGTTCTACAGGAACTGATGAGATCGATTACCAGCTCGTAGCTAAGCAAGAAGCacataaaagaataatatgGTCATGTTCTTGGAACCCATTTGGTCATGAATTTGCTACTGGTTCAAGGGACAAAACTGTCAAAATATGGGCCGTGGGAACTGAAACCTCGGTGAAGCTACTGTTGACGCTTCCACCTTTCAAAAGCAGCGTCACTGCCCTGTCCTGGTTAAGTCTCGATAACCATAGCAATCGTGGGCTTCTTGCAGTGGGAATGGAAAATGGCTTGATTGAACTATGGAATCTGAATAGCAGAGGAGGAGATGGGCATTTATCAGTCCAAAATGCTTCTCCCGCTGTCAAGTTTGATCCATTTCTATGCCACGTCTCTACTGTTCAACGACTATCTTGGAGAAATCCTCAAAAGAGCGAAGATTCTGAGACCGTGCAGCTTGCCTCCTGTGGAGCTGATCATTGTGTGAGAATATTCAGGGTAAATGTTACCTAAGCTAAACAAATTTTGGTAGATAGATGTTTGCTTTAGCCTCGTCTTGTTGAATTTGGTTGTCAACCTATTGTAATGGTAATAGTCAACTACTCTACACTAAAATTACTCTTATTCGATATTCACACCAAATCATTAGATGTATAACAGATGTTTGAAGACTTTATCTTGTAGTATCAAGCCAAAGGATCAAACCAGTGCGTTTGAGAATTGATGGAGTTCATCCGAATTCCCTTTCAATGAAAAATTATCTTGTTTACAAGTAAAAGTTAttgttatgtatatatagtagatgttatCGCTTCAACTTTTTTGTGTGCTTAGAACTCTTTCAGTGAAAATGATGGCTCCACCACTAATAACAAGCTCAGTGTACTCCTTTACAAGAACTGGTCTATACAGTTTCTGTTCGGGAAAAGGGTAGAACCGAAAATTCAAGATGGAATATATGTATGTTGATGAAAGATAACAAGTATTCGGtgagatatttgaaatatttgtaaattcGTCCGAACACCACTGTTCGATGAAAGGTTCATCCTAATacttaataaaaaagataatattcATTGGTACaataatagtatatataaataatacataCTATCTGAGTGTACATGTATGAAACTCTAGCACTTCTTGCTCATCAATTCTTTGGATGAGTCGAAAGGTTTTTACAGATGGCCAGAACTCAAGCtctaaaatcaaaaccaaaacaaGGAGCAATTGGAAGTTTGGGATAAGCTTTAGTTGTCACATAGAAACATTTCCAATATACAACACTTAAAAGGATTGGGATGTTCCAAAACAAACAGGAAATTCTCTCTTTATACAAGTACAAGTGACATGCTTTTTTTCTACTTTCGGATTGAAAGAAACTCGAAGCTCCGAAGAGGGTCATCACGTGTCCCCTTACGTGAGAATGGTGATGGTTTTGGTTCGATACCTGAATGAATTCTTTGTGTGGTAGACACACGCCCATTGCTTGACACTAGTCTGCTCGATCGACTATCAGTGATGGTGGGATCACCAGAAGAGCTTGGTCTGCTGCTAGAAATGGCAGCCCTTTTTGAAGAGCTTCCGTTTCTCGAAGTACGGCCTCTTTCTGAATCAGCTTGCTGCAACATACAAGAAGATTTTATTGATAGTACTACTTAGGCAAAGCATAAAATCCAGACAGCGAAATGCAAAGGCGGAACTAGGAAAATCAAATAAGGGgactaaaagcatgcaaaaacACAACACCTGCGAACCTACGACCTAAAGCAATGGAATATTTTGCCACCTATGCTACTACACAAGAAGCTTTCCTTATGTCAAGGGGGAACTAGAACACAGTACGATTTTTTACGAGGAAGATTCAATTGAACCCCCTTCAATACCTCTAGCTCCACCCTGGCTAATGCCAGTTTTTTGGATGCTCATACCATgaaggaaatatatatatacatctatTTCAAAGAAAGGCAGCGCAGTGAAAGAAACATCCCATGTTTATGATGGATCCGAAGAAGGGCTACACCCCAAGAGTGTAATGTAGCCAGTTACCCGCCTACCTTGATGCAAGCATCAGTGGCTGATTCCACACCTCGAACCCGTGACTTGTATGGGGCGCAAGGAGACAAGTAACATATTACAATGAGTTAATAAATTTAGTTTCTCTTCCACAACAATTTTTGTTCAGGATTGAGGCATAGTTATTCTACTATTATTTTAGAAGATAGGGTTAATACACACCTATAAATGAAGAAGTTCTAAGCAGATAGCTAGCTAGTAGTTAGTGGTTactacttttaaaaaaagtacaaaGATTGGCAAGTTACCACATTATGCAAGAACATAGAAGGCAGCTAAAACAGCCCCAACTCTGAatggaattgaaagaaatggatctttttctttcttagaCAATAGGGAATGATTACCACATCTTTAGATGAAGTCATGTCCTCTGAAGTCTTTTGTCTGGAGTGTTCCCCATGCTTTCCCGTACCAGAAGCATTCCTTCTAGAAAATGCTTCAACAGCACCAGAAAATCTGTCTCGAATATCTTGTCCGACTGGATTAcagaattataaattttttgtcaAGTGTCAATCAATGATAAATTGGCAGAAGCAGCAGTAATGTTGTTCAACTTTAGCATGAGAAGCTCACATATAATATTCATGAAGCATCATAGAAAATCAGAAGTTCCAGCAAGGGGCAGAAAACTTATAATTCATGAAGCAAGGAACACATGTTCCAGGTTATACAATATGCAAAATCTTGAACAAGAACTCATAGATAGGATATAGTTTCTGAACCTTATCTTAACGAAATAAGAGCTAAAAGGCTAAAAACACCTAACATATCACGGTTTTTCAATTTGAACTATACTCTCCTACCTGAACTAACCAACTATTTATCAAATCACACCTCAACTATCAGATTTCTCTTTTCCTACGTGAAACATCACCATCGTTTAGGGAGGAAAACGGAGCAATTGATAGTTAAGGTGTGTTTTGATGAATGGTTGGTGATAGTTCAGGTAGGAAACTTGTGCGAGCAAACCTGATAGTTCAGGTATGAAACTCGAAAAAAGGGAATActtttaggtgtgtttttggGTCTTCACTCACGAAATAACTAAAGACCAAAAGGTACTAACCAACCTATTGAAAttcatctttaattaattaatggaacTACTAAAAGTAAAGAGTGTAACTTTTGAGAATATCCTACTTCTGTTCAGCTATAATACCTGATGTCCGTCCTGGTCTTTCAGCAGATGGCCCAGCATTTAGTCCGGCACTTCCACCAGGAAGCTGGAAGCAAGAAAATGCACTAGTATCGTTCATAATAACCAAGTAGAGTGAAAAGTAATAATCCGAAGGAACGTTTGAGCAGCACTAACCCGTCCTCTAGAACTGGCACCGATCTGAGGATACTTCAAAATGGTCCAGTCAAAAACATAGTCAAATTGATAACCTGTGTAATGTCATAGATTAAGATTAAGAGACTAAAATACACATCTATAAGGACAAGAATTGAGTAGTTACAATTAGACAACTTTTGGACCCAAATATATGTAAAAAGCGGAGTACTCATTTTGTACTTTTTAGACTGTCCCAAAAGAATGTTATACTTCTTTATTTacaaacaatttaactttaaattttccattttatccTTAATGAGAGGGACTACAGCCACAAAATGTTTGTCTTGTATTAGaccacaattttttaaaaaacttccTTTACTTTTTTAAACTTCGTGCCCAGTCAAATACCgccacataaattgggacagaaGAAGTATTATTTACCTTCACGAATAAACAAATCTCTGAACAGCCTCTTCAAGTATGAATAGTCAGGTTTATCTTCAAACCGTAACGATCGACAATAGTGGAAGTATGATGTAAATTCTGAAGGATAGGATTTGCATAGCACCTGTTACAGAAATTGAATCATGTGTGAATTGCCTCATCAGATGATTCATATCGCTAGCAGATAATGCAATCAACAGGTGAACAGCCTAAACTAAGGCCATATTTCATCCAAAACCAGCTCAAGATATATTAGGATAGCCAGGATCAATACATTGAGTGATATCTACTTCAAACAGAAACCAGGTTGAAGTGAAGAATTTCTATCATAGCTTGACAAGATAAAATGACATAAGGATGGCTGGGGGTGTCATGATAGATgctttcataattcaaaaaagGTGATGATGGTGTCACATAACTAAGATGCTTTGATGATCATAACAAGTACCTCTATTGGAGTTAACATCTTCTTCTCACTGATTTTATCATATTTCTGTTTTTTGGTACCAGCTTTCAGACCCTGCCATGGAAGGCTGAACCAAGAAGGTGTCACCAGGTCAGCAAACAACTCTACAATTTACATCAGGAAGCCACAGAAAGATGCCAAAACGAAAAGGTAAAATTACCTTCCTCTAAGAAAATACATAAGCACATAGCCAAGAGATTCCAAATCATCTCTCCTGCTTTGCTCTGGCCaggaaaagaaaacaaattatgAGTTAGAAATGACTCTAGATCTTCAGTAGTCCCCAGGTTAATTTGACAACCTAAATGATATACACCTACCAACTCCAAGGTGTGTGTTGACACTGGCATAACGAGCTGTGCCGGTCAGATTCTTGTTTTCTCTGGAAGAATATTAGGAAAAAAACACATCAGAGGCATTCCAGGTATGAATGCATCATTGAGGAAAAGAAACAAAGTGAAAAaccaacattagatcaatagaAGATTTTATAACACAAACTAGTAGCGCCAGCCAATTCAACAAGGGGAAAGGGTTAAAAATGCCCTCAGCATATCGAAAATAGATCAAAAATGCCATCCTTCCACCTATTAGATCAAAAATGCCCTTAGGGttatttttaaggttaaaaatgCTCTTCTTTAACAGAATTATAAtatgacataaataaatttacaaattaAACACGTGGCGTTAAAGTATTGGTCCACATGAATTTTTTACCCAACTCAATGGAACTGTACTACCTTTTTTGATATAAcccaactaattttttttttccgaaTCTACTTAATTTATTGAACGGATTTCACCACAGTTGCTTTGATTGAGCGTCAAAGACCGAAATCTATTGGGAACATTGTTGTTGTGGTTTGGATTTAATCCTGGATCGTATAAAATTCTTGTTGCGTACTCATATATGATTGATCAAGAAAACTAGACCTTCGTAGGACAGTCGGACGGACCGTGGTCACGAATATCAATCGGTGGTTCCACTGCGGGGATTGTCACCATGTGCAGACGAAGGTTACTGGTGGCACATTGGGATGCAATCAAGTTTTTGGTGGAAGTGAGCACTTGTTCCTCAATAATAAGAAACAGGAAGATGGAAGTCCAATGCAATCATCGATCAAATTCTCTGAGTTGGATAAAAAATTACGTGGACCAATACTTTTATGACAtgtgtttaatttaaaaattcatttatgtCATGTCAAAATTCTGTTAAAGAAGGgcatttttaactttaaaaataaccTCAAGGGCATTTTTGATCTAATAGGTGGAAGGAGGGCATTTTTGATCTATTTTCCATGCGTTGAGGGCatttttaacccttttcccATTCAACAATCAATGGTTGCCAAGGCCATCAATAGCAAAGACCTTTCAGTAGGTTCTTTCTTTCAACTAAGACTTGGAAACAAGAAAAAGCTGGCTACAACAATCTTAATGGGATACAGTAGGAGATTAATCGAATTTCATACTTTACAAATTTAAATCTAGTGAAATCCCATTTTCAGAGAAATTCATTTTTGTACCCTAGTGACTATGTATTTTGAGTAACATCAACAAAGTAGCCATGGCTTAATGATACTAAATTTCTCTCTATGCCCGAACCATCTCAGCCTTGCCTCCCGCATCTTATCCACCACGGAGGCCACTCCCACCTTGTCCCGAATAGATTTGGATCCTATCTATCCTAGTATGCTCTCTCTATATAAAATGAACatataaagaaaaggaaaaaaacagtAGGCAACAAACATAAATCTTGACAATGGAATATTGCTAGGAGCACTAAAAGAGAATCAAAACCCTTTTCCTTATAAAGCAGTGAAATTGGCATCCGGAAAGACAAAACAGGACAACTGCAAGGACCAGTCAAGTAACAAAGTGTGATTACCTGTATGGTATATGCTTGTGAGTCTGTAGGTCCCTATACTTTTTGGCAAGCCCGAAGTCGATGGCATAAACCTGTCATTAGTGTTAGAATCAATCGTATTCCAATATAAGGACTTCCAAATTATGCAACATATCTTTTTCCTTGAAGCTCTTACTTTAGCACTGATATGACATTCAGTGATGTAACTAAAAACTGAACTAGCAAAGAGAGACGTGTACCTATACCAGTTTAGGTTAagccatgaaggaatattgacaTGACATATATTAGAAGCCTTTTCAAATTCTGACAGGACATGAATAAATACCTGATTTGCTTTGCGACCTAGGCCCATTAAAAAGTTGTCTGGCTTTATATCACGGTGGAGAAATCCTCGTGAGTGCATATACTCAACTCTATTAATCTGAAAATGACATACAGCAAGAATATTACATCAGACTCATAATCAATGGTTATAAAGAAGCTAATCTCTGAAAGGAGTGGCATGTCAAAGAAGTACTTACTAGTTGATCTGCAAGCATTAAAACTGTTTTCAAAGTGAACTTCCTATTGCAATAGTTGAAGAGGTCTTCCAAACTTGGTCCAAGAAGGTCAATGACCATCACATTGTACTCAGCCTCAACTCCAAACCATTTGAGATTGGGAATCCCGGCTTCATAATTAACGAAAGAGATAAGGAGTCAATAATCTATTCATCACATTTCCAAAAGATAATTGATTCGATAAAACACATAGAACTAATTAGTTGCTACTTTGATTCtaccaaatattttctaatctGAATAGACATCATGTAAAAGAAGACAGAAAGTACCCAAGTACGTATATAAAAGGGCTCATTCATGCTCATAATTAGGGAAGAAGGGGTCAGTTAATTGAACTACTGACAAATAGCATATAATAATACCATCCTTTTCTTTTGATGGTATTCCAGAGTAATCATCACAGTTGCATCATTGATAGAAACCCCAAAATATGAAAAGGACATGAAGAGAGACTTACTTCCTCCTTGGAGaagcatatatatttttgactcGTAATGAAGTTGAGGGTGCTTTGTCTTGACAGATTCCTGATAGTTGCAGTAACAAGATAAGATGAACAGTTCCACTAAATAGGAAAGCAATCAATATGTAAGATTTTGGAAGAGTGAAACAATAACCATATGTAAGTGCAATGCAAAATCAGAAGAGTAGTTGTTTCTTACCATTTTAGTGCtataacttttttaataataatagaagaGGAACTAAATGGCatatcaataattcaatcaatCAACTACAACTCAATCTCAAGATAGTTGGGGTCGACTATATGAATCATCTTTTTATTTGGATGAGTACGAATCATCTTTTTATACGTTCCCTTATATTTTGACTCATTTCATTccaatttgaataatttatgtTGGTGGTTCTCTATATTTCATACTCTAATCTCTACACAGATTTTAGAGTCTCTACCCATTGTGTTGTATTCAGTCTGCCATAACTACATAAACATAATGTAGCAACAACTGAATGGCATGACCAAACACTAAGCAGCGAAAATTAACATTCactccattttaattttgtttgtcttactttcttttttagtctATTGCTAGAAGAACGCCTAATTTGGCAACTCTTGAATTCCAACATCCGACGTGACATTTTTAAAACCACACGATTAAAGAACATTTTGGTTGATTGTACATATCTTTACTTTAAGACcataagattcaaaagtctctttattttcttaaacccCATGCACAGTCAaactaagacaaacaaattggaACAGAGGGAGTAAGAATGGGCAACTAGAGACAATACCAGCTTAATGGCAACTTCTTCTCCATTCTGTATATTCACACCTGAACCAATAAAGCAGCAAGAAGCAGAAGAAATAAGCAACACAAAAGAGTAGCTAAATAAACTTCTCAAATAACACAACATCAAAAGCAAAGAAAATGGAGTTGACCATAGAATCAAATCTACCAAGTGACATACCTAAATAAAGCTCACCAAAAGAACCACTCCCAATCTTCCTTCCAAGCTTAAACCTCCCACCCACAACATGATCCATGTTGATTTCAAAAACCCCACTTAAGAAATTTCAccaaaaacaacaatttcaactgccaaaataattaattcactCAGATTTTCATCCACTTAGATTGGTCAAAAAATCCCAGCAAATCCAAGAAACAAATTAACCCCATCAAAATTACTCATACATCTATCCAATTACCACCCCTAGagatcaaaatcaatttaaagTTCACaacttgcaaaaaaaaaaatgaaagcctaaaaatcatcaatcaaaatttgaagaaaattattGTCCAGCTACATCCTTCTACAAATACCAACACCCATCATCTCCAAATAACCCAACAATGAATAAAAACCCTAtctttacaagaaaaaaaatcaccccattaataaaaaaaaacaatctttcTGCAACCCCAGAtgcacaaatttaaaaaattgtgtattTGGGTGTTCTTAAGCTCCTGTTGACAGCtgaaaatcaataataaaaaaaaaagtcaagaattcttgcaatggagaaaaaaaaagagatggcACAAATGAGGGAAGATtgagaagagagagaaagagagatttTCAGAAAAAGtagaaacaaatttaattttgtggAAAAGCAAGCAGCACACAGAGAGAGAAGAAGgattgattttgaattatttaatattcttttgtttgtatcttcttctcttatttttttctcttcttctctgtttaacataatttcataacgtatcgtattatattattattatcatatatattatattataaaatacgAATAGATAAAAggaatatattataaattgaactaattgaaaaatataattttagaaaggAGAATATGAAATCATAGATTAAATAAAAGATTAGTATGTAATTGAGTGTTGTCTCATTTTTTACAAGAATTTACTCTGTTAGAGTCAATAATATCGTATATATTGTAATAAAAATATCAGTCTTATTTATGTAGTTTCTAGCTTTTGATTATTtgttaacatatattatttgtaataTTTAGATTGtcttatcattttaattattgatGTGGTTGCTCATAATGAGTTGTATTTCTTTTCTTGTagtcgttttttttttttttcattttcatctttttataattattttgatttattacattgAGTCgaaagttttttaaaataatattttaggaGTAAAATCGTCTATGTACTATGAACACCCTcttcaaaacttattaatgaaattacttaaatatattgttgttgttagaAATATCTATCTATAATAAcatatgataaatataaatgaaggatattaattagtatatataataaaagattttgagtgattattaatttataattgcTTGCAAATGATGATTTGGTGAAAGGTTTAATGGTTTGGGTGTGCTTGCCGTTTGGtgagaaggaaaaaataatcaaaggaaaatgttctttttttataaaaaaaaaagtgagttttgttttattaaaagatatgataaaataacttttttttgttattatatttttatctcaTATTTATATTGGAGTttgactaaatttaaatttatacttaTTCTTAGGATATCATTTCCAACAAGATTTTTAATATCTTCAAAACTTAAATCTAAGACCTCCGATTAAGTATGACCGGATCTCAACCATATGTCTATAACCTATGTTAATTTTCTAGGATttcaaagtaaagaaaatatcattcgaagaatatttatatgtaaTCTATCAAAATGCTATAAGAAGTAAGATGGGGTACAGGAGTGTAGGTTTGAGGATGACAAAAGTGGAGCGGTCAAAAGTTCAAAATTGAAAGTATTTTGatgagtaaaaaaaataaaaggaaaagggttTGATATACTCCtaaactttgtcatttggagctgatacacccctcgttataaaagtggctcatatatacccttaccattatacaaacggctcacatatacccctgtcgttacaaaatggctcaaatatacccttcatttaacggaattttaaataattagttttaaatttatatttattacttataattttaaaaaaaaaattatttagtggtatatatgattcttctataaaagttcaaggtatattttaatttttttcatacataaattattttttgacttcttttattataattatttgagtttcttattcttattttattttttcctatcattccttagtttaaagaaaaaaatattaaactattttttgtgtatattgtaatttagtttcgtattcgaaaaaaaatttggtcatctacaataagttttacaagaatattagtgaaacataaataaatttgattatcaaaataataattataaattagtcattgaaataaaaaaaagtcaaaaaaaatatgtttgacgaggattaaatttactcataagggattatattttttagaaaaaaataataaaaatttagattgaaaattattattttttcatttctcgttagaggaaaagggtatatgtgagtcatttgtttacaagtaggggtatatatgagccactttcataacaaagggtatatcaactctaaatgacaaagtttaggggtatatcagacatttttcccaaaaataaataataaacttgAAAtctcaattaaataataattaattgatacatatttttacgttattttataaaatttaacaaatttgtAAGATTTAATGTGAATGTCGAATGCAAGTTAATGTGTACcgtattttttaaatactaaacTTTAATATCTccattattaaaataattatttatggccAAACTCCTACAAGCTAGAAACTTAAAATTGTGAAATAGTGCAAATTTGggtgtgtataatttatttctttttatcttatttcaaaattataaatagtaaaaaatctttgatatattttaaatttaaaattataaaatttaattgtttaaatatcgtacctaaaactaaaaatagtttaattaattgTAGCAGTGCTGTTGGATTAGTGTTGTCatgtctttaaaaaaaattgcattatCAGAAATCCAATAAATGTTATCATTAGGTGTCTTATGTCTATTTTGATATTGATAATTCATAAATTTGAATTCATATAGAAAAACTTTAttgctaaaaatatttatttaaatgtggaaaaatacttattatcattataatctatcacaattagaaaatataacatatgcataatttatttgttttaattattacattttatattttaatttccgATCTAATGGTTGGTATTATTCGATTAATTGATATTCGTGCTTAAAAAATCCATCAACTTTTAAATCATGGATTTTGTTAACTAATGTTGTTGTATTTACCGTAACAAAATTAGTTTTTAGTGATGATAAGTATATACATTTATAAAGAGTGTTAATGACTTTAACGATTTTAGTAATTTGCATTAGGTCAATGTCACTAATAGGTTTTAAGAACATTTACAAAAGAACGTTAATACCTGCTAAAAACACATGTTTAGTGACAATTTAACTATTAccattaatttatgatttagtgcttatatatcataattaaaatgCATTGTTGTGTTTTAGTTATtacgtttttttttatttaccatCTGAAATTCTTTATTGAGATTTGGTTAAATTAGATTTAcgttaattaaaaaattcattttgaggGCAACATATCTTTTTTACAATAGATAATTCTATATCTAGACTCGAACTGAAAATCTAAgatatataatgaataaatacTTATCGCTCCATCACAATCTCCGGTGAAGACCTGCACACTTTGTTGTATCTTAATTGTTACATCTTCTTATCCCATCACATATGTCTATTTTGTTGAATACACCTCACCAAACTATTAGCCCACCCAACATTGTTCTTGTATATAATAACTAACAATAATACCAAAACAACAATTTAGCTAATTCCTTGGTATAAACATACGATAGTCGATATTCACTGTTCTGATTATTATCACATTGTTCTGAttaatatcacattcccttcATCTAAGGCCAATAGAGGGGGAGACACTCGTTATATGagaattttccatttttttaaggCTTGAATATGAAACTTCTGGTTAAGAGATAAAAACTAGCATGTAAATGTCATTCTTTGTATGTTAAACTCTGATTATGACACTAATTCCAAAAGAATATTAATTTACAATATCAAACATGTCAATTATTACATCTAAATCTTGTAAACAAAATTGTAAATTACAATCAATGGTTGAAAAATGACTTGTTTCAAGTAGACAATCTATTTCTCTCAAAATCTT
Proteins encoded in this window:
- the LOC107022039 gene encoding casein kinase 1-like protein 10 — its product is MDHVVGGRFKLGRKIGSGSFGELYLGVNIQNGEEVAIKLESVKTKHPQLHYESKIYMLLQGGTGIPNLKWFGVEAEYNVMVIDLLGPSLEDLFNYCNRKFTLKTVLMLADQLINRVEYMHSRGFLHRDIKPDNFLMGLGRKANQVYAIDFGLAKKYRDLQTHKHIPYRENKNLTGTARYASVNTHLGVEQSRRDDLESLGYVLMYFLRGSLPWQGLKAGTKKQKYDKISEKKMLTPIEVLCKSYPSEFTSYFHYCRSLRFEDKPDYSYLKRLFRDLFIREGYQFDYVFDWTILKYPQIGASSRGRLPGGSAGLNAGPSAERPGRTSVGQDIRDRFSGAVEAFSRRNASGTGKHGEHSRQKTSEDMTSSKDVQADSERGRTSRNGSSSKRAAISSSRPSSSGDPTITDSRSSRLVSSNGRVSTTQRIHSGIEPKPSPFSRKGTRDDPLRSFEFLSIRK